A single region of the Pseudomonas granadensis genome encodes:
- a CDS encoding ABC transporter permease subunit → MFSFIARRLGLLIPTFFGITLLTFALIRMIPGDPVEVMMGERRVDPEMHAQAMERLGLNKPLYAQYLDYIGKLAQGDLGESLRTRESVWTEFTSLFPATLELSMAALLFAGILGLLAGVIAALKRGSLFDHGVMGISLAGYSMPIFWWGLILIMFFSVSLGWTPVSGRIDLLYDIEPKTGFMLIDTLLADDVGAFFDALHHLILPAIVLGTIPLAVIARMTRSSMLEVLREDYIRTAKAKGLSPSRVVFVHGLRNALIPVLTVVGLQVGTLLAGAVLTETIFSWPGIGKWLIEAIGARDYPVVQNGILLIACLVILVNFVVDILYGFANPRIRHQR, encoded by the coding sequence ATGTTTAGTTTTATTGCCCGCCGACTGGGGTTGTTGATCCCCACGTTTTTCGGCATCACCTTGCTGACTTTCGCGTTGATTCGCATGATTCCGGGCGACCCCGTGGAAGTGATGATGGGCGAACGTCGGGTCGACCCCGAAATGCACGCTCAGGCAATGGAACGCCTCGGTCTGAACAAACCGCTGTACGCCCAATACCTGGACTACATCGGCAAACTGGCCCAAGGCGATCTCGGCGAATCACTGCGTACGCGTGAGAGCGTCTGGACCGAATTCACCTCCCTCTTCCCGGCGACCCTGGAACTGTCCATGGCCGCCCTGCTGTTCGCCGGCATCCTCGGGCTTCTGGCCGGGGTAATCGCGGCACTCAAGCGAGGATCGCTGTTCGACCACGGGGTGATGGGCATCTCCCTCGCGGGCTATTCGATGCCGATCTTCTGGTGGGGCCTGATCCTGATCATGTTCTTCTCGGTGAGTCTGGGCTGGACGCCGGTCTCCGGGCGGATCGACCTGCTGTATGACATCGAGCCGAAAACCGGCTTCATGCTGATCGACACGCTGCTGGCCGATGATGTCGGCGCGTTCTTCGATGCGCTGCATCACCTGATTCTGCCGGCCATCGTGCTCGGCACCATTCCGCTGGCGGTGATCGCGCGGATGACCCGTTCGTCGATGCTCGAAGTGCTGCGCGAAGACTACATCCGCACCGCCAAGGCCAAAGGTCTGTCGCCGTCGCGCGTGGTGTTCGTCCACGGTCTGCGTAACGCACTGATTCCGGTACTCACCGTGGTCGGCCTGCAGGTCGGCACGCTGCTGGCCGGTGCGGTTCTGACCGAAACCATCTTCTCCTGGCCCGGCATCGGCAAATGGCTGATCGAAGCCATCGGCGCCCGGGACTATCCGGTGGTGCAAAACGGCATCCTGTTAATCGCCTGCCTGGTGATTCTGGTCAACTTCGTGGTGGACATCCTCTACGGCTTTGCCAACCCACGCATCCGTCATCAGCGCTGA